The Mycolicibacterium duvalii DNA window GGCCCGCCGCCCGCGCCAGCCGAGCGAGGGGCGACCCTCGGTGTCCACCGCGGCGATGATCAGGCCGCCGATCAGGCTGATGTCGGTGATGAAGGCGCGGCGCTCCTCGGCTTTGCGAGCCGGGTCGGAGACGTTCCAGAACGCGTGCCCGCCGAGCGAACTCGGCACCACGGTCAGCGCCAGCGCTGCCGAGGCGACGCGGGGCAGCTTCCCGGTCGCCAGCAACAGTCCACCGCCGATCTGAACGGCGGCGTTGACCCGGGCGACGGTCTCGGCGTCGGACGGGACATTGGTACCGACCGGGTCGGGCAGTTTGCTGAGTCCCTCGAGGGTCTGCCGGGTGGCGTCGGCAGCTGGCTTCGGGCTTCGCAGCGCATCCACACCTCGCGAGATGAATACTGCTGACAGCATGGGGCGCGCAACACGTCTGATCAACATGCGGCCTGTGTTCCCACGCTCATCGGGGTGCAAACTTGCCTCCATGACCGACCTGACCGTCACCGTCTCGGCCGGCGTGGCGGTGGTGACGCTGAATAGGCCGGAACGCCGCAACGCCTACACCGCCGAGATGGGGGAGCTGCTCAGCGACGCGTATCGGCGCTGCGATCAGGACGACGACGTGCGGGCCATCGTGCTGACCGGTGCCGGTGACGCGTTCTGCGTCGGCGCCGACCTCGCGGGCCCGCGCGATCCGTTCGAGGCCCCGCCCGCAGAGTTCACCGCCTCCCCGGTGGACCCCGCCGCGTTCGAGCTGCGGACGCCGGTGATCGCCGCGGTCAACGGCCACGCGGTCGGGATCGGCCTGACGATCGCGCTGCAGGCGGACATCCGCGTCATGGCCGGTGACGCGAAGTACGCCGTCGCGCAGGTGCGGCGCGGGGTGCTTGGCGATGCGATGTCGCACTGGACGCTGCCGCACCTCGCCGGCGTCGGTGTCGCCGCGAAACTGCTGCTGACGGGCCGCACGTTCGACGGGGCGGAGGCGCTGGCGATGGGCATCGCCAATCGCGCGGTTCCCGCAGCAGAGGTGCTCGGCGTGGCGATGGGGATCGCCGCCGACATCGCGCTGTCCGTCGCACCTATGTCGGCGGCGCTGAGCAAGCGGCTGCTGTGGGACACCGTCGCCCGCGGGTACCGCCCGCGCCAGGTCGCGCACCTGGAAACCGAACTGCACCGACGGGTGATGGGCAGTGCCGACGCCGCCGAAGGCGTGGCCGCCTATGTGCAGCGCCGCGATCCGCAGTGGACGGCCTCGGTGGCGCAGCAGTGGCGAGCACTGCCCGAGCCCCCGCCGGTTTGAGACTCACCTCGCCGTGGGATACGAAGCAGCGCAACGCGACCCGTCACCGAGCCGAGGCCCGGCCGGGTCACGCTGACGCCGATTCGTCGAGCGGATTACGGCGCAGGTACGGCGCCGCATCCGACGCCCGGAATGCAGCCTGCGGCCCCGCCCGGTCCGGCCGCACCCGAGGGTCCGCCGGGGATGGCACCGGCCGCGCCGCCCGGTCCGGCGACGCCGCCGGGTCCGCCGGGGATGGTCCCGGCTGCGCCCTCGGGTCCGGCGACGCCTGCGGGTCCGCCGGGGATGGCCCCGGCCGCGCCCTCGGGTCCGGCCGCACCGGCGGGTCCGCCGGGGATGGCTCCGGCCGCGCCGCCGGGTCCGGCGACGCCTGCGGGTCCGCCGGGGATGGCTCCGGCCGCGCCGCCCGGTCCGGCGACGCCCGCGGGTCCACCGGGCACCGCGCCGGCGACGCCCGGTGCTGCCGGCGGAGGAGGCGCCGGCGCCGCGCACCCGGTGCCGTACGGGTCATAGCAGCCTGGCGGGCCGCCGGCGGCGGCAATGGGCGCCACCGCCATAGCTGCGGCGAACGCGCCGCCCAGAAACAGTGAGGTGAGAGGTTTCGACGTGACCAGCATGCGGCGGCTAGTACCACCACCACCGGATTTCAAACCTCGACCGGACCAGTGCGCATGATGGCCCGGCGCGGGCGTGCACTCACGCCGACCAGGACGCCGAGCGTGAACTCCCGGCGGAGAAAAGCCCGCCGAGCCGCCCCCGACGCACACTCGCCGACGCCAACTCTCGGCCAGCCGACCGAGTACCGCGACGCGCGACGGCAGTGGCCGGACGTGGCGGGTGGGTGACCGGTCAGCTCTGGAACCGCTTGCGCCGCCACAGGGTCCCGATGGCCAGCAGGACCAGGCTCGCCACCAGGATGGCGGTCGCCAGCACATTGATCTGGGGCGGGACCGCGGCTTTGACCGCTGCGTTGACGTAGAGCGGATAGGTCACCGTCGAGCCGCTGACGAAGTAGGTGATGATGAAGTCGTCGAGCGACAGCGCGAACGACAACATCGCCGCGGCGACGATCCCCGGCACGATCAGCGGCAGCGTCACTTTGAAGAAGGTGCGGGCGGGGCTTGCGCCCAGATCGAGGGACGCATCCTCGAGGGTCCAGTCGAACCCACGGACTCGGGCGCGCACCGTCATCGCGATGAAGCTGACCTCGAAGGCTATGTGCGCCAACACGATCGTGGTGTATCCGGCGGCCCAGCCCAGGTCGAGGAACAGGGTGAGCAGCGCCGCGCCCATCACCACCTCGGGGGCCGTCAGCGGCAGGATCAGGAACGTGTCGACCGCACGCCGGCCCCGCCAGCGCTGCCGGACCAGGGCGATCGCGACCAAGGTGCCGAGCACCAGCGCCGCGGCGGTGGAGACGGCTGCGACGTTGAGGCTGAGCTTGAGAGCCTCGGTCAACGCCGGATATTTGAACGGATCGGCCCAGTTCTCCAGCGTGAAGCCCTGCCAGGTGTAGTTGAACTTGCCGACCGGTTTGTTGAACGAGAACAGGATGATGACGAAGATCGGCAGGAACAGATACAGCAGTACGAGTCCGGCGACGATCCGCAGCAGCAGATCGCCCCAATTACGGCGCGCCCGAACCTTCTTCGGCGTCGGTGGCTGCTGCGCGGCCGACGCCATCGCCGCCCCGGCCTGGGTCGTCATACCAGGTCCTCCGTGCCCAGAGCCCGCGTGTAGAGCAGAACGCCGACCAGAATCGTCAGCATCAACACCATGCTCAGCGCCGCCGCGGCCGGATAGTCCTTGACCACCAGGAACTGCTTTTGGATCACATTGCCGATCATCGTCGTCTGGGTGCTGCCCAGATAGTCGGCGTTGATGAAGTCGCCGACCGACGGGATGAACACCAACAGGCTGCCGGCCAGCACGCCGGGCATCGAGAGCGGCAGGATCACCTTGCCGAAACTGCGTGGAGCCGACGAGTACAGATCCTTCGACGCCTCGAGCAGCCGCGGGTCGATCTTCTCCAGGCTGACGTACAACGGCAGGATCATGAAGATGATCCAGTTGTAGGTCAGCCCCCCGATCACCGCCCAGCTGGTCGACAGCAGTCGCCCTTCGTCGGGCAGCAGACCGACCGCACCGAGCGCGCTGACCACCCAGCCCTCATCGGCCAGGATGGTCTTCCACGCGATGGTGCGGATCAGGAAGGTGACGAAGAACGGCAGGATGACCAGGCCCAGGATCAGGTTCTTGAAGCGGCCTGCCTTGAACGCGATGACGTAGGCCAGCGGGAAGGCCAGCAGCAGACACAGCACCGTCGCGGCCAACGCATACCCGAACGACCGCAGGATCTGGTCGCGGTACGTGCTGAACGCCTCACCGTAGTTGCCGATGTCCCATGCGAAGGTCAGTGTCGGCATGAACACCGACCCGGCGGTCTCCGACAACGACATTCGCGCCAACGTGAAGAACGGCACCACGAAGAAGATCGCGAGGTAGACCAGTGCGGGCAGCACCATCAGGTACGGAGCGATGCGGCTCCGCTGCCGACTGCTGCTGGCGACACCTGCCATCTCGGGTCAGCCGCCGGTGACGGCCGCGTATGCGGTGTTGTATTCCTGCGTCTGCTCGTCGGTCAGGGCCGCCCAGCTCTTCGAGCGGTCGAGCACGTCGGTGGGCGGGTTGATCAGCGGGTTGTCGGCCGCGGCGGGATCGACCTTCCGGAGCTCTTCGGTCATGTCCGACAACACCGGCACGAACTGGGTGTAGGCCACCAGCTTCGCGTAATTGGCCCGGTCGTAGATGTAGTCGATCCACGCCTCGGCTGCCCGCTGGTTCTGCGTGGTGTACGGAATTACCATGGTGTCCAGGAAGGTGGTGCCACCGGACTCCGGAACGACGAACTGCAGGTCGGGGTTGTCGGCTTGCAGCTGCACGATGTCACCCGAATAGGCCTGTGCGACAGCGATGTTGCCGGCGGTGAGGTCGGAGCTGTAGTCGTTACCCGTGAAGCGCCGGATCTGGCCTCGATCATTTTGCTCGCGGACCAGGTCAACGGCCCGCTGGACCGTCTCGCTGGTCGGGTTCTCCGGGGAGTTGCCCTGCGACAGCATGATCATGCCGAGCCCGTCCTGAACGTCGGAGAACAGGCTGACCCGACC harbors:
- a CDS encoding ABC transporter permease; translated protein: MTTQAGAAMASAAQQPPTPKKVRARRNWGDLLLRIVAGLVLLYLFLPIFVIILFSFNKPVGKFNYTWQGFTLENWADPFKYPALTEALKLSLNVAAVSTAAALVLGTLVAIALVRQRWRGRRAVDTFLILPLTAPEVVMGAALLTLFLDLGWAAGYTTIVLAHIAFEVSFIAMTVRARVRGFDWTLEDASLDLGASPARTFFKVTLPLIVPGIVAAAMLSFALSLDDFIITYFVSGSTVTYPLYVNAAVKAAVPPQINVLATAILVASLVLLAIGTLWRRKRFQS
- a CDS encoding ABC transporter permease yields the protein MAGVASSSRQRSRIAPYLMVLPALVYLAIFFVVPFFTLARMSLSETAGSVFMPTLTFAWDIGNYGEAFSTYRDQILRSFGYALAATVLCLLLAFPLAYVIAFKAGRFKNLILGLVILPFFVTFLIRTIAWKTILADEGWVVSALGAVGLLPDEGRLLSTSWAVIGGLTYNWIIFMILPLYVSLEKIDPRLLEASKDLYSSAPRSFGKVILPLSMPGVLAGSLLVFIPSVGDFINADYLGSTQTTMIGNVIQKQFLVVKDYPAAAALSMVLMLTILVGVLLYTRALGTEDLV
- a CDS encoding enoyl-CoA hydratase/isomerase family protein, whose amino-acid sequence is MTDLTVTVSAGVAVVTLNRPERRNAYTAEMGELLSDAYRRCDQDDDVRAIVLTGAGDAFCVGADLAGPRDPFEAPPAEFTASPVDPAAFELRTPVIAAVNGHAVGIGLTIALQADIRVMAGDAKYAVAQVRRGVLGDAMSHWTLPHLAGVGVAAKLLLTGRTFDGAEALAMGIANRAVPAAEVLGVAMGIAADIALSVAPMSAALSKRLLWDTVARGYRPRQVAHLETELHRRVMGSADAAEGVAAYVQRRDPQWTASVAQQWRALPEPPPV